A single window of Narcine bancroftii isolate sNarBan1 chromosome 1, sNarBan1.hap1, whole genome shotgun sequence DNA harbors:
- the evx1 gene encoding homeobox even-skipped homolog protein 1 isoform X2, which produces MRRYRTAFTREQIARLEKEFYRENYVSRPRRCELAAALNLPETTIKVWFQNRRMKDKRQRLAMTWPHPADPTFYTYMMSHAAAAGNLPYPFPSHVPLHYYPHMGMSAASASATSPFSAPLRPLDTFRVLSHPYPRPELLCAFRHPSLYPSATNHGLGSTGSSPCSCLTCHSSQSNGVAQRPAGTDFTCASTSRTDTFLTFTPSVLSKAAAVSLDQREEVPLTR; this is translated from the exons ATGAGACGCTACCGAACTGCTTTCACCAGAGAGCAGATCGCCAGACTGGAGAAGGAATTCTATCGAGAAAATTACGTTTCCAGACCCAGGAGATGCGAGTTAGCAGCGGCTTTAAATCTGCCAGAAACCACTATCAAG GTATGGTTCCAAAATCGCAGAATGAAGGACAAGAGACAGCGTTTGGCTATGACCTGGCCTCATCCCGCCGATCCTACTTTTTACACTTATATGATGAGTCATGCAGCGGCCGCTGGCAATCTGCCCTACCCTTTCCCATCGCATGTACCTCTTCACTACTACCCTCACATGGGCATGTCTGCAGCATCAGCCTCGGCTACCAGTCCTTTCAGCGCCCCTCTGAGACCCCTGGACACTTTCAGAGTTCTTTCCCACCCTTACCCACGGCCGGAATTGCTGTGTGCATTCAGACACCCTTCCCTGTATCCTTCTGCGACTAACCATGGACTTGGGAGCACTGGGAGTAGCCCTTGCTCATGCTTAACGTGCCACAGCAGCCAATCGAACGGGGTGGCACAAAGACCAGCAGGGACTGACTTCACATGTGCATCAACCTCCAGAACTGATACATTCCTTACCTTCACACCTTCTGTGTTGAGTAAGGCTGCTGCTGTATCCCTGGACCAGAGGGAAGAAGTTCCTTTAACGAGATAA
- the evx1 gene encoding homeobox even-skipped homolog protein 1 isoform X1: protein MESRKEMLLLMERGHPVGRRWSNLSEPTGSPRNESHENVVPRSCLSPGSAPVTLESGDEEIDPRTDVNIQRKPGSRLPVSDKSASDGRSAKSKSLSVQNSPETESDYYDEIDVSCTPNCTPGNQGNQINKGLSSDLMDSNGEAELPKVSGSQNVIGGGAADQMRRYRTAFTREQIARLEKEFYRENYVSRPRRCELAAALNLPETTIKVWFQNRRMKDKRQRLAMTWPHPADPTFYTYMMSHAAAAGNLPYPFPSHVPLHYYPHMGMSAASASATSPFSAPLRPLDTFRVLSHPYPRPELLCAFRHPSLYPSATNHGLGSTGSSPCSCLTCHSSQSNGVAQRPAGTDFTCASTSRTDTFLTFTPSVLSKAAAVSLDQREEVPLTR from the exons ATGGAATCAAGAAAGGAGATGCTGCTACTGATGGAGCGAGGTCATCCAGTTGGCAGGAGATGGTCGAATTTGTCAGAACCAACTGGAAGCCCACGAAATGAGTCGCATGAAAACGTGGTCCCCAGGAGTTGTTTGAGCCCCGGGTCGGCGCCTGTGACATTGGAAAGCGGAGACGAGGAAATCGATCCCAGAACCGATGTTAACATTCAAAGGAAACCGGGCTCAAGACTACCCGTATCGGATAAGTCAGCATCGGACGGCCGCTCCGCTAAAAGTAAATCGCTCTCGGTCCAAAACAGCCCGGAAACTGAGTCTGATTATTATGATGAGATCGATGTCAGTTGTACTCCAAACTGTACGCCCGGAAATCAAGGGAACCAGATAAACAAAG GGCTGTCTTCCGATCTCATGGACAGTAACGGCGAGGCAGAGCTTCCCAAAGTATCCGGCTCTCAAAACGTGATAGGCGGCGGAGCAGCCGACCAGATGAGACGCTACCGAACTGCTTTCACCAGAGAGCAGATCGCCAGACTGGAGAAGGAATTCTATCGAGAAAATTACGTTTCCAGACCCAGGAGATGCGAGTTAGCAGCGGCTTTAAATCTGCCAGAAACCACTATCAAG GTATGGTTCCAAAATCGCAGAATGAAGGACAAGAGACAGCGTTTGGCTATGACCTGGCCTCATCCCGCCGATCCTACTTTTTACACTTATATGATGAGTCATGCAGCGGCCGCTGGCAATCTGCCCTACCCTTTCCCATCGCATGTACCTCTTCACTACTACCCTCACATGGGCATGTCTGCAGCATCAGCCTCGGCTACCAGTCCTTTCAGCGCCCCTCTGAGACCCCTGGACACTTTCAGAGTTCTTTCCCACCCTTACCCACGGCCGGAATTGCTGTGTGCATTCAGACACCCTTCCCTGTATCCTTCTGCGACTAACCATGGACTTGGGAGCACTGGGAGTAGCCCTTGCTCATGCTTAACGTGCCACAGCAGCCAATCGAACGGGGTGGCACAAAGACCAGCAGGGACTGACTTCACATGTGCATCAACCTCCAGAACTGATACATTCCTTACCTTCACACCTTCTGTGTTGAGTAAGGCTGCTGCTGTATCCCTGGACCAGAGGGAAGAAGTTCCTTTAACGAGATAA